CATCGATCACCTCTACCAGGCACCCTGGCTGGAAAACCGGAACCTTATTCTCCACTACGGCGACCTTACCGACTCGATGAACCTTACCCGTATCATCCAGGAAACACAACCCGACGAGATTTATAACCTGGCGGCTATGAGCCATGTAAAGGTAAGTTTTGAAACCCCGGAGTATACCGCCAACGCCGATGGTATCGGTACGCTGCGTATTCTCGAAGCGGTGCGTTTGCTGGGCTTAACCGAAAAAACACGCATCTACCAGGCTTCTACTTCCGAGCTGTACGGACTGGTACAGGCGGTGCCGCAAAGCGAAAGCACACCGTTTTACCCGCGCTCGCCATATGCTGCAGCCAAACTGTATGCCTACTGGATTACCGTAAACTACCGCGAAGCCTATAAGATGCATGCCAGCAACGGTATCCTGTTTAACCACGAATCGCCCCTGCGCGGCGAAACCTTTGTGACACGTAAGGTTACCCGTGCCATGGCAAAGATTGCCCTCGGACTGCAGGAGACGGTGTTTATGGGAAACCTCGACAGTAAACGCGACTGGGGACATGCCAAAGATTATATACGCGCCATGTACCTGATTTTACAACAGGAAAAAGGCGACGACTATGTGATTGCCACCGGCGTTACCACTACCATCCGCGAGTTTATAAAAATGTCGGCGGCTGAAGCAGGCATCGAACTTGCTTTTGAAGGACAGGGAGCTGAGGAAAAAGGCTACCTGGCGGCAATCGACGAAAGTGTATTCTGCAAAAATGTGGGGGAAGAATACCTGGAAGCCATAAAAAAACGGGTGGCGAACCGTGAAATGGTGGTCGCTGTTGATCCGGCCTACTTCCGGCCAACCGAAGTGGACCTGCTGATTGGTGATCCATCGAAAGCCAATAAAGTACTGGGGTGGGAACCTAAATACGACCTGGCAGCTCTGGTGCAAGATATGATGCAAAGCGATGTTAAACTCATGAAAAAAGACTGCTACCTTAAAGATGGCGGCTATCAGACCTTGAATTATTTTGAGTAAGAGAGGAAGAACGAGAGGGCGATGGGGTGAAGAAGAAGAACGAGAGGGCGATGAGGTGAAGAGGAAGAACGAGAGGGCGATGGGGTGAAGAGGAAGAACGAGAGGGCGATGGGGTGAAGAGGAAGAATGAGAGGGCGATGGGGTGAAGAGGAAGAACGAGAGGGCGATGAGGTGAAGAGGAAGAACGAGAGGGCGATGGGGTGAAGAGGAAGAATGAGAGGGCGATGGGGTGAAGAGGAAGAACGAGAGGGCGATGAGGTGAAGAGGAAGAACGAGAGGGCGATGAGGTGAAGAGGAAGAACGAGAGGGCGATGAGGTGAAGAGGAAGAACGAGAGGGCGATGAGGTGAAGAGGAAGAACGAGAGGGCGATGGGGTGAAGAGGAAGAACGAGAGGGCGATGGGGTGAAGAAGAAGAACGAGAGGGCGATGAGCTGATGAGGAAGAATGAGAGGGCGATGAGGCAAGGGGGCCAGGCGAGAAGTAAAGAAAAGCTGGGACAGCGAAGATCTTGGAAAAATAAAAGAAACCTATAATTTACAATAATCATGGAAATCATTCGATCGCACCGGGAGCTAAAAGTGTATCTGTTGTCTTTTGAGGCAGGAATGGAAATTTTTCATCTGTCCAAATCATTTCCAAAAGAAGAAAGGTATTCACTCACCGACCAAATCAGGAGGTCGTCGCGATCTGTCTCGGCAAATATTTCAGAGGCCTACAGGAAGCGGCGCTACCCAAAATCGTTTGTTGCAAAACTGAGTGACTCGGAAGGCGAAGCTGCTGAAACCCAAAACTGGCTCGACTATGCGCTGGCCTGTGCCTACATCAACAAAAAGGAGCACAAGCTTTTAGACGACAAATACGACCATATTCTTTCAATGATCGTGAACATGATAAACCACCCCAAAAAATGGTCACTATAATCACTTATACTTCTACTCAGCACACCATGGCCCCTGCATCTTATGGCCAAGTCACCCTACCGCCCACTCGCCACTTCGCCCCTTCACCCCTTCACCACTTCCCCTTCACCCACACCCCACAACTAACACACGCTTCTTCAACAATTCATAAACAATAAACAAGATGAATAAACAAAGTAAAATATACATAGCAGGTCACCACGGACTGGTAGGCTCTGCCATCTGGAAAAACCTGACCGAAAAAGGTTACACCAACTTAATCGGGAAAACCCGTGCTGAGCTGAACCTCCTGGATCAGCAGGCAGTAGCAGCTTTTTTCGAAAGCGAAAAACCGGAATACGTATTTCTGGCAGCAGCAAAAGTTGGCGGTATTGTAGCCAATAACACCTACCGTGGCGAGTTTATCTTCGAAAACCTGATGATTCAGAACAACATTATTCACAATGCCTGGAAACAGGGTGTAAAAAAATTGTTGTTTTTGGGCAGTACCTGTATTTACCCAAAAGAAGCGCCACAACCGATGCCTGAAGATTGTTTGCTGACAGCGCCGCTGGAGTACACCAACGAACCCTATGCCATAGCCAAAATTGCCGGCATAAAACTCTGTGAGAGCTATAACCTGCAGTACGGCACCAATTTTATTTCGGTGATGCCGACCAACCTCTATGGCCCCAACGATAATTTCGATCTGGAGAAAAGCCATGTGTTACCGGCACTTATCCGCAAAATACACCTGGGCAAATGCCTGGAAGAAAACAACTGGGAGGCCATTCGCAGCGACCTTGCCAAACGCCCCATTGAAGGTGTAGATGGTTCTGCTACGAAAGAGGAAATACTTTCAATCCTTGAAAAATACGGCTTGAACGCGTCTCCCATGGCGAAGAGCCTGTCCCGGCAAAAAGAAACGTACACCGGGAAGGAAAGTGGGGGATTGACAAATGAAGTAAAAGTTGAAATCTGGGGCACAGGCGGACCAAAACGCGAATTCCTGTGGAGCGAAGAAATGGCTGATGCCTGCGTTTATATTATGGAAAAAGTAGATTTTAAAGATGTTTCGTTCCCGCCGGCGAAGGCAGATAAGGGAGGAGTAGCCGGCGAAATACGCAATACCCACATTAACATTGGCACCGGAAAAGACATTTCGATAAAACAAGTAGCGGAGTCCATAAAAGCTGCCGTTGGTTTTAAGGGAGGACTGTATTTCAACACCTCGAAACCCGATGGAACCATGCGCAAACTAACCGATGTAAGTAAACTACATACATTGGGCTGGCAACATAAAATAGAAATTGAGGAAGGTGTACAGCTGATGTACAACTGGTACCTGAACGCTTAAAGCCGCAATCCTCCTCCGCTGCCGCGCGAATCCTTTCGCGTGGTTTAGCCGCAGGCTAAGTATTTCTTACAATTATTGTTTGATTACAATCCTGAAATAAAAAACTACATGAGTCGTAATTACAAGTTCCATAATCCCGATGGTGTATATTTTGTCAGTTTTGCAGTTGTAAACTGGTTGGATGTTTTTATCAGGAAAGAATACAAGAATATTATACTCGATAGTTTAAGGTTTTGTCAAAAGAACAAAGGCATGGAAATATTTGCATGGTGTATAATGACAAGTCATATGCATTTAGTTTTCAGGAGCGATAAAGGAGAAGTTAAACCAGAACAGTTATTAGGAGACTTCAAGCGATTTACAAGTAATGCCATAATAAAAGCAATAAAAAAAAATCCACAAGAAAGCCGAAAAGAATTTTTACTTGAACAGTTTCAAAAAGCTGGAGCAATAGCATCAAATGTAAGCAAGAATCAATTCTGGAGGCACGATAATAAGCCTATTGAATTATGGAGCAATAAAGTGATCGATGAAAAATTAATTACATCCACAAAAATCCGGTAGAAGAAGGATTCGTTTATCGAGCAGAAGATTATATGTATAGTAGCGCGATTGATTATGCCGGAGAAAAAGGTTTGTTAGAAAATGTAATTGTAGTTAAATAGCTGCAGACCACGCGAAAGGATTCGCGCGGCAGCCAGGGGAGGACGATTCGTGCTACCCGCAGCCTTTACAATATTTCGTGTAATTCGTGTAATTCGTGGATAAAAAACAAACAAGCAATTTAACCATTCAACAGTTTATCAATTTAGCAGTTTATCAATTTCACAATTTAGCAGTTTATCAGTTTATCAATTTAGCAATTTATCAATTTCACAATTTAGCAGTTTATCAATCCATCAATTCAACCAATAAAAAAGAAAAACAATCAGTTCGAATTAACCCACAGCTTTAGTTAAAACTTCTATCTTTGAAGCTCAATACAACAACAAACATGAAACATCTTATATCAGTCCCGCCACGTGTTGTGCCACATTTTCATTCTATTGCCGAACTTAGTAAAGAGGAATGGTTTGTATCTGCTGATCCGGAGAATAAAAAAGTAGGCTCCGGTGGTGGTACAGCGCATTTACTGGCTGAATCCTTTAAACAAGCTGAAACAGCAAGCGATTTTAACCAATGGCTTGAGCAGGATAAAAAAGTGATCATCCATGCCGGAGGGCAAAGCCGCCGTTTACCAGCTTATGCGCCTTTGGGAAAAAGCCTGATTCCCATGCCTGTTTTTCGCTGGTCGCGCGGACAGGTATTAAACCAACGCCTTGTCCACCTGCAAACGCCACTATTCGACCGCTTAATGGAACAGGCTCCCACCAGTACCAACACCCTTATTGCCAGTGGCGACACGCTGATTTTTGGCGGTAAAAACCTGCCAGAAATACCCGAAGCCGATGTAGTTTGTTTTGGCCTGTGGCTCGAGCCCGAAAAAGCTACTAATCATGGCGTATTTTTTGCCCGGCACGAAACACCCGGCGAGCTGGCCTTTATGCTGCAAAAACCACCCATCTCAAAAATAAGTGAACTGATACACGACTATTATTTCCTGATGGACATTGGCATTTGGATGTTAAGCGCGCGGGCCGTAAAACTGCTGATGAAAAATTGCGGCTGGACGGGCACTGGTTTTAAACAGCAAACACCATCGTTTTACGATATGTACAGCCAGTTTGGAACAGCATTGGGCAATGCGCCTTCTGAGAAAAATGAGGAAATAAGCGCCTTAAGCGTTGCCCTGGTCAACCTGGAGGAAGGCGAATTCCATCACCTGGGAAATACTTCGGAACTGGTAAGCAGCAACCTGGCCATTCAGAACAGAATTAATAACCAGCGCGAGATCTGGCATAAAAACATAAAACCACACCAGTCTATTTTTGTGCTGAACTCGAAAATTACCAATAATTTTACTCCTGCCAATAAAAATATATGGGTAGAAAACTCATCCATACCCGACACCTGGAAGTTCCGGCAAAACCATGCCTTTACCGGTATTCCCGACAATAACTGGCACTTGCAACCCGAACCCGGCAACTGCCTGGATATTATCCCGCTGGAAACGGGCAAAAAGGTGATTCGTCCTTATGACTTTTACGATGCATTTCGGGGGACACGGAACGATAACAACACACTTTTTATGGGGGTTCCGCTGTCCGACTGGTTAAAAAAACGCAAGCTCGAAAATGTGTTTGACGAACTTCCCGAATCTACCGATATATTTAACCTGCCGCTGTTTCCGGCACTCAGGGAGGAAGCATTAAGCAAGGCCTTTCTGGAGTGGTTATGGTTTAAATCGCCGGAAGAAAATCCGGAGTTTACAAAACGGTGGAAGGAAGCTGAACGGATGAGTTGCGAGGCGATAAGCAACCAATGTTCCATTAACAGTGCAGAAGAAGAACGCTATGCCCGGCAGCTGACCAATTATCCCGGATTGGCGGCCAATTATAAAAGTTCGGTGTTTTATCAGCTCGATTTAAAGAAAACAGCCGACGAATTTGTGAAAAACAAACTGGCACTGCCCGGCGAACTGCAGCAGGAAACCAACGACTGGATTCCTTTACACGACCTGATGTTCCGGTCGCAATACCGGCGCTTAACAAACAACGACTGGCAACGCGATGAGAAAGCGGCATTCGCCTACCTGCAACAAAAAATTATCTCCGGCTACCACGAAAAAACCGTAGAGCCGAAAATAAAATTATTACCCGATCAGATTGCCTGGGGCCGCAGTCCTGTACGCCTCGATTTGGCAGGCGGATGGACCGACACCCCACCCTATTGCTTTTTTTATGGGGGAAAAGTAGTAAATATTGCGGTAGAGTTAAACGGTCAGCCACCTTTGCATTGCTATATAAAAGGTGCAGAAAGTAAAACAATTGTATTGCGCTCCATCGATTTGGGCGCACGTGAAGAATTAACAAGCTTCGACGAAATCCGCTCGTTCGAAAACATACGCTCGCCCTTCTCTATTCCCAAGGCAGCACTGGCACTCTGTGGTTTTCTGCCCGAGTTTGCTACAAAAAAATATGCCAGTCTGGAAGAGCAGCTTTCGGCAATTGGCGGCGGACTGGAATTAACCATACTTTCAGCCGTTCCGAAAGGCTCGGGCCTGGGAACCAGTTCTATTCTTGCGGCTACGGTGTTGGGCACACTTGCCGAAGTATGCTGCCTGAACTGGGACAAGCAGGAAATTGGCCAGCGTGCACTGGCTTTAGAGCAGCTGCTCACCACGGGAGGCGGCTGGCAGGATCAGTTTGGCGGCTTGTTTGAAGGGCTAAAACTTCTGGAAACCAAAGCCGGCAAATTGCAGGAACCCCGCTTAAAATGGCTGCCCGAATCGCTGTTTACCGATCCTGTCTATAAAAACCGTATTCTGCTGTATTATTCCGGAATTACACGCGTTGCCAAAAACATACTTGGTGAAATTGTACGCGGCATGTTCCTGAACTCTAGCACCCACCTGGCTTTGCTTGAAGAGCTGAAACAACATGCCGAAAATACCTACAGTGTGCTTTTACAAAAAGATTTTAACCGCTTTAGCCAGATGATTGACCGCAGCTGGCAGCTGAACCAACAACTGGACAGCGGCACCAATCCGGCAGAGATACAGGAACTGGTAAAACGCATCAGTCCCTACATACAAAGTCAGAAATTGCTGGGTGCCGGAGGTGGTGGTTTTATGCTGATTCTTGCCCGCGATGAGGAAGCTGCCATAAAGCTTAAGCAGGAATTGAATGAAAACCCGGTAAATCCGCGCGGACGTTTTGTTGATTATGAAGTTTCGCAGCAAGGGTTTAAGGTTACAAAAAGCTAAAACACGGAATTGCTATTAACGAGAAGAAACTAAAGTGGCAGAGCCTGCCCTGAATTTATTTCAGCAGTTTTAACCATTAACGAGAAAACAAATTTATACACAAAAAATGATTACCGACACATTAAATAAGGCAGCATTGTACAACACGGTGCACCCACTTTTTAAAAAGAGCTTTGATTTCTTAAGCGGACTTGATCCGGAAATTGAAAACGGTTCGTATGAAATTGAGCCTGGTTTAGTAGCCCATGTTTCCAGTTACCAAAGCGGGCCCACTTTTGAATTCGGCTGGGAAACACATCAAAAATACATCGATATTCAGTATTGTTTGAAAGGTGAAGAACGCATTGAGTGGACTCCCCTTTCCGATGCGCTGGTGCCAAGCATGGAATACGATGAAGAAAAAGACCGAAGGTTTTACACCGGAGAAGGCCGGCAAACCTACATTGCTCTTAGCAAAAGCGTATTTGCCATTTTCTTCCCAAACGATGCCCACGCACCACAAATTATGTTTGATGCGCCACAAAAAGTAAAAAAGGTGGTCATTAAAGTGCCGGTATAAAAAATGAATAAAAAAGTAAGCCTTTATCTTCTACCCCAAAAAGATATATCCTTCGATGATGAATGCAAAAGTTAATCCCATGTTAAACACTTGCTCTATTTTAATTAATCTGCTATCAGTCGATAAATAAATTTTTTAATGCCAATACAAGATATTAAATTGCCTTCCGTTAAATAAGAAACCACACGTAATTAACACCACCATTCTGAATGCAAAAAACAAACGTTTTAACATTTCTTTTAACCCTGATCAGTACTTTTCAGTTAATGGGGCAAAGCTCGTACGAGTTAGGTGTGTCCAACTCGGGAATGATGAGTAGTGGCGACAAACTGCCACTTTGGCTATGGGCTAATCGTGATGGAAAAATTGCGAATGATACCTCTTTATTAAACTTATCAGAATTGAGTTTGAGCGGGAAACACAACTTCAATGAAAACACTTTTGTTAGTGGTGGAGTTGGCCTGGCCGGTGGTTTGAGTGCTGCAGGCAACTATTTCCAAACCAACACCATTTACGCCGGAATATCTATTCGCGACTGGGAACTTCTTGCAGGCAGATATTACGATCCTCTGGAGTTTGAAGGTTTGTCAACAACAAATGGGAATATGGCCCGCAGCCGAAATGCGCGTCCATACCCGCGCATTGGACTCCGTATTAATACCTACAAATCATTTCCGTTTTTTCAGTCATTTTTACGTTTTAAAGCCAGCTACGAAGAAGGCCTGCTTGACGATGAGCGCCACGTTGATAAGGCAAGGCTGCACCACAAATCGCTGTATTTTCGTTTTTTGCCATCGGAGCTTACCACTATTGATTTAGGACTCGAACATTTTGTGATGTGGGGAGGCACCTCCTCCAGCGAAAACATTGGGCAATTACCTCAAAGCTTTTCAGACTATCTGCGTTATATTACCGGAAAAAGCGGTTCGGAAAACTTTCTTGAAACCGACCAAATAAATGTTGCAGGCAACCAATACGGTACCTGGCAAATTAAAGTGTCCCGTA
Above is a genomic segment from uncultured Draconibacterium sp. containing:
- the gmd gene encoding GDP-mannose 4,6-dehydratase: MSQKVALITGITGQDGAYLCEFLLKKGYIVHGIKRRASQFNTDRIDHLYQAPWLENRNLILHYGDLTDSMNLTRIIQETQPDEIYNLAAMSHVKVSFETPEYTANADGIGTLRILEAVRLLGLTEKTRIYQASTSELYGLVQAVPQSESTPFYPRSPYAAAKLYAYWITVNYREAYKMHASNGILFNHESPLRGETFVTRKVTRAMAKIALGLQETVFMGNLDSKRDWGHAKDYIRAMYLILQQEKGDDYVIATGVTTTIREFIKMSAAEAGIELAFEGQGAEEKGYLAAIDESVFCKNVGEEYLEAIKKRVANREMVVAVDPAYFRPTEVDLLIGDPSKANKVLGWEPKYDLAALVQDMMQSDVKLMKKDCYLKDGGYQTLNYFE
- a CDS encoding four helix bundle protein, which produces MEIIRSHRELKVYLLSFEAGMEIFHLSKSFPKEERYSLTDQIRRSSRSVSANISEAYRKRRYPKSFVAKLSDSEGEAAETQNWLDYALACAYINKKEHKLLDDKYDHILSMIVNMINHPKKWSL
- a CDS encoding GDP-L-fucose synthase, producing MNKQSKIYIAGHHGLVGSAIWKNLTEKGYTNLIGKTRAELNLLDQQAVAAFFESEKPEYVFLAAAKVGGIVANNTYRGEFIFENLMIQNNIIHNAWKQGVKKLLFLGSTCIYPKEAPQPMPEDCLLTAPLEYTNEPYAIAKIAGIKLCESYNLQYGTNFISVMPTNLYGPNDNFDLEKSHVLPALIRKIHLGKCLEENNWEAIRSDLAKRPIEGVDGSATKEEILSILEKYGLNASPMAKSLSRQKETYTGKESGGLTNEVKVEIWGTGGPKREFLWSEEMADACVYIMEKVDFKDVSFPPAKADKGGVAGEIRNTHINIGTGKDISIKQVAESIKAAVGFKGGLYFNTSKPDGTMRKLTDVSKLHTLGWQHKIEIEEGVQLMYNWYLNA
- a CDS encoding transposase, producing the protein MSRNYKFHNPDGVYFVSFAVVNWLDVFIRKEYKNIILDSLRFCQKNKGMEIFAWCIMTSHMHLVFRSDKGEVKPEQLLGDFKRFTSNAIIKAIKKNPQESRKEFLLEQFQKAGAIASNVSKNQFWRHDNKPIELWSNKVIDEKLITSTKIR
- a CDS encoding bifunctional fucokinase/fucose-1-phosphate guanylyltransferase → MKLNTTTNMKHLISVPPRVVPHFHSIAELSKEEWFVSADPENKKVGSGGGTAHLLAESFKQAETASDFNQWLEQDKKVIIHAGGQSRRLPAYAPLGKSLIPMPVFRWSRGQVLNQRLVHLQTPLFDRLMEQAPTSTNTLIASGDTLIFGGKNLPEIPEADVVCFGLWLEPEKATNHGVFFARHETPGELAFMLQKPPISKISELIHDYYFLMDIGIWMLSARAVKLLMKNCGWTGTGFKQQTPSFYDMYSQFGTALGNAPSEKNEEISALSVALVNLEEGEFHHLGNTSELVSSNLAIQNRINNQREIWHKNIKPHQSIFVLNSKITNNFTPANKNIWVENSSIPDTWKFRQNHAFTGIPDNNWHLQPEPGNCLDIIPLETGKKVIRPYDFYDAFRGTRNDNNTLFMGVPLSDWLKKRKLENVFDELPESTDIFNLPLFPALREEALSKAFLEWLWFKSPEENPEFTKRWKEAERMSCEAISNQCSINSAEEERYARQLTNYPGLAANYKSSVFYQLDLKKTADEFVKNKLALPGELQQETNDWIPLHDLMFRSQYRRLTNNDWQRDEKAAFAYLQQKIISGYHEKTVEPKIKLLPDQIAWGRSPVRLDLAGGWTDTPPYCFFYGGKVVNIAVELNGQPPLHCYIKGAESKTIVLRSIDLGAREELTSFDEIRSFENIRSPFSIPKAALALCGFLPEFATKKYASLEEQLSAIGGGLELTILSAVPKGSGLGTSSILAATVLGTLAEVCCLNWDKQEIGQRALALEQLLTTGGGWQDQFGGLFEGLKLLETKAGKLQEPRLKWLPESLFTDPVYKNRILLYYSGITRVAKNILGEIVRGMFLNSSTHLALLEELKQHAENTYSVLLQKDFNRFSQMIDRSWQLNQQLDSGTNPAEIQELVKRISPYIQSQKLLGAGGGGFMLILARDEEAAIKLKQELNENPVNPRGRFVDYEVSQQGFKVTKS
- a CDS encoding YhcH/YjgK/YiaL family protein, with protein sequence MITDTLNKAALYNTVHPLFKKSFDFLSGLDPEIENGSYEIEPGLVAHVSSYQSGPTFEFGWETHQKYIDIQYCLKGEERIEWTPLSDALVPSMEYDEEKDRRFYTGEGRQTYIALSKSVFAIFFPNDAHAPQIMFDAPQKVKKVVIKVPV
- a CDS encoding capsule assembly Wzi family protein; protein product: MQKTNVLTFLLTLISTFQLMGQSSYELGVSNSGMMSSGDKLPLWLWANRDGKIANDTSLLNLSELSLSGKHNFNENTFVSGGVGLAGGLSAAGNYFQTNTIYAGISIRDWELLAGRYYDPLEFEGLSTTNGNMARSRNARPYPRIGLRINTYKSFPFFQSFLRFKASYEEGLLDDERHVDKARLHHKSLYFRFLPSELTTIDLGLEHFVMWGGTSSSENIGQLPQSFSDYLRYITGKSGSENFLETDQINVAGNQYGTWQIKVSRTFEDFVLQLNISHPFEDMSGLRFENYPDNLIGIDLRFKEENKLISHILYEYIHTSQQSLWQDSTHLYDEGIGRWRAYHVDKYYTHGIYKSGATYEGKMMASPLFFPVKIVDGISRGPASTRYIAHHLGIKGQLAPQFHWMAKTTFITHKGNYSAPLDPEHRQTSLLFQLAYHPQNIPLQLKAAFAGDFGNTIENMTAFELGISYYLRKENSKHHSKGPHLPFAR